One region of Eupeodes corollae chromosome 1, idEupCoro1.1, whole genome shotgun sequence genomic DNA includes:
- the LOC129938460 gene encoding C3 and PZP-like alpha-2-macroglobulin domain-containing protein 8 encodes MPIEVNTPDKLEYIFYPASSGCFTFKVRSASDAHLALTSGPHESDPMFEVFLGGWSNSKSVIRKNRTKPDVVEVNTPGILNAGEFRGFWIRWYDNVITVGREGEAAAFMSWEEPGMHPVNYVGVCTGWGATGTWLIDEDQCSAQASAPVMGFSPPTGSGPGCWVPAANGAIPPGAIEGGFDGSEQLYIARAVHEGALIPGKLHPSHGVTYVAWGGGEHGHQEYEVLCACGGNWVAISGGDIPPNALPAGETEDGEPLFIGRCNHNGSIVVGKVQPSHGKCYIPYGGEEVAFSDYEVFVSN; translated from the exons AAGTCAACACTCCCGACAAATTGGAATATATTTTCTACCCAGCATCCAGTGGTTGCTTCACCTTCAAGGTTCGTTCAGCAAGCGATGCCCATTTGGCTCTTACAAGCGGACCTCATGAATCAGACCCAATGTTTGAGGTCTTCTTGGGTGGCTGGTCCAACAGTAAATCGGTCATTCGCAAGAACCGCACCAAGCCCGATGTTGTTGAGGTGAACACACCTGGAATTCTCAACGCTGGAGAATTCCGTGGTTTCTGGATTCGCTGGTACGATAATGTGATCACTGTTGGACGTGAGGGTGAAGCTGCTGCCTTTATGTCTTGGGAAGAACCCGGTATGCATCCAGTCAACTATGTAGGAGTTTGCACAGGATGGGGTGCCACTGGTACCTGGTTGATTGATGAAG ATCAATGTTCCGCCCAAGCTTCAGCTCCAGTTATGGGATTCTCACCCCCAACTGGCTCTGGTCCCGGCTGTTGGGTTCCAGCTGCTAACGGCGCTATTCCACCAGGTGCTATCGAAGGAGGTTTCGATGGATCAGAACAATTGTACATTGCCCGCGCCGTTCACGAAGGAGCTCTTATTCCCGGTAAACTCCATCCATCACATGGTGTCACCTACGTGGCATGGGGAGGTGGTGAACATGGACACCAGGAATACGAAGTATTGTGTGCCTGTGGTGGTAACTGGGTAGCCATTTCCGGTGGCGATATCCCTCCAAATGCTCTTCCAGCTGGTGAAACCGAAGATGGTGAACCATTGTTCATTGGACGTTGCAATCACAACGGATCAATTGTTGTCGGCAAGGTGCAACCATCCCATGGGAAGTGCTACATTCCATACGGTGGAGAGGAAGTGGCCTTCAGTGACTACGAAGTCTTTGTGAGCAActaa